From the Hordeum vulgare subsp. vulgare chromosome 1H, MorexV3_pseudomolecules_assembly, whole genome shotgun sequence genome, the window AAATGTTCTTTTTATGTATGTGTAAGAAAAATGTTCATtgtgtttaaaaaaaatgttattttacatatattataaaAGTTATCATGTCTTATAAAACGCAAATCTAGTTTTTGAAAGAAGAAAAAAGTCCTGACCGTTCAAACAGACCATTCTAGTTTTCGAGGCAAGTTGGCAAACCGTTACAGGGAAGGGAGAAATAGTAAACGGGCTTTATGTTTTAGCTCATATAGATATGTTGTAGCCCAGCCCAATAGCCAAGAGGAGGTGCTTCACCAAGCGACGAgaaagaaaaaaatcaatcggtcGATCCCCAATGCCGGCGGCGCCGCCGCACGCTGCACGCCGCCCGCCGGAAAGGGAACGCATCCGTGCTACCCCACGCCGTAAGgccgcctcctccaccgcctacgCCTGCCTCCTCGGTTCCTCGACGCCGTTGCTCGCCGGACGCCTGCCTCTTCGGACCTCCGCTGGTGGTGGGTGACGGTCCTTCTCCACCGGCTCCTTGCCACTTTCTTGCTTGCCTGTGTGGCCGCTGGCCACTCATCACTGCGTCCTGCCTTCGCGTTTAGCCGCCGGCGATGGACTCgggggaggaggccggatgtaccGCAAGCGGCAGCAACATCGGCGGCACGAGATGGCATCTGCACCGCAAGCAGCAGGTCCTTTCCCCCATGTTCTTctgtttgtattttattttcttgtgcCACGCCATATATGAGTGAATTTGATGTCTGCAGTACAATCTTTTTGATGCTGTCGGTCACTCTATGAGATGAAGCATTTAACCTAGCTAATGTCGATCCTTCTCCCGGTCTTCGGATGCAAATTCAGGGTCCTTATCCTTGTTCCTTAACTTGTTGCAAGTTTCAGTTGTTATTCCGGGAAATGACTGATTCTGAGGTTGTCTTAATTGTGGTATCAAGTAAAGCATTTCAAGTTTTCAAAAGGTATGGACTCTATGAGATGAAGCATTTAACCTAGCTAATGTCGATCCTTATCCCGGTCTTCGGATCTTATCCTTTTTCCTTCACTTGTTGCAAGTTTCAGTTGTTATTCGGGGGAAACGACTGATTGTGAGGTTGTCTTAATTGTGGTATCAAGTAAACCATTTCAAGTTTTCAAAGGGTATAAGACTCTATGTTAGTTACTCCGTCTGTTCCTACATATATATAATACGTTTTGGCAGTTCAAATTATATttagagacggagggagtagttcctaTATATGACCTTTCTATGCTTTTTCATGCTCTTTCTATGTTTTTAGTATTTGGATTCCATGAGTTTTGGTTGACTAGACATATACTATTTGTAAAAAAAAAAATTAGACCTTAAATGTTTGCCACAGGTAATTAAGTTCAATTTCTGGATCCGCCAATACGATGGGGGTGCATACATGCATAACAACCCTCTATGGCAATCTTACCTCTGCCATGGCAACGCGCTTACTTATTTACTTGGGAGGCTTGAAGTAGGCATAGACAGCGAAGAATGTCTGCACCACGGAAAACGCTAGCAGGAGCAGGGCCGCAAGCACCGACATGGTCACCCAGGGATTGCTGAAGTAGTTGCGCACAAGCGCAGCACGCCACTTGTGCCGCCTGAGGCTCCTGTACCTGTTCACGGCGTCCATCAGGCCGAGCAGGTAGTTGTCGGCCGACCAATGGACCTGCCCGACGACGTCGCTGAAGAATCGCCAGGCGACCCTTCTGCTGTTGAGATGGCTGACGAGGACGCCGTGCAGGTCGAGGATCCTCATGTCCTCCGCTGAGGTGATGAGGCAGTCCATGAAGACGGCGTAGGTGGAGACGTCCCGTGGGGTGTCCGGGTAGGTCTGCTCGAACGCGATCAGGTTCCGGAACAGCGACTCGCTCGAGTCGTTGAGCTCCAGCTGCGGGATCTCCAGGACGCCCCGGGCGAACCTCACGTCCATGAAGCTAGTCGCATCCTTTCTCTTCCGGAACCGTACCCCTGCCTCCTCCAGCTCCTTGGCGCATGGGATCCACTGAGGGAACTCCGACAACAGCTCGTCGCTTCGGCGGCCACGGCGGCTGGAATGCTTCCTGCGGTCACTCGGTGATAGgccgatggagaggtagaagaggtgCAGCAGATGGTGCACGTCATCGCAAGCAATGGGTGAGCGGTGCAACATCTGGGGACGAAGAGACCGGAAAAGCCTGAGGCTgcctgtcacgaggagctcttcgGGCTCGTCCCCGTTCCCCAGCTGCTGAAAGAGCTCCCGGACCACGAAGAACGGGATCTGGTTCTCCAGCAGCAGCAGGTCGCGCGTCACGAACTGCCACACGAAGCACCTGCCGTAGACCTGAGTCcagtcctcgtcatcctccttgtCAAACTGATCGCTGCTCCCACCAGCTTCTTCCTTTTTCGCGAGGCGCGCGTACTTGAGCAAGCGGTGTAGGATGAAGGAGCCGTCCAGCAGCATCATCTCGGCCACCTTATTTTCTTGGATGGCGGGTTGAGAGTAGGAAGCCCGAATTCGAGGCATGAGGCGTTTCATGCTCGTTAAACATCCGTCCAGTAGCACCAGGGTCCTGGCAGGCTCCAAGAGGCTCTTGTGCCGGCTGATGAGCTGCCGCACACAACTCCATTTGTATCCTTCCATCTTCAACAAGCTTTCCTTGTCCTGAATAGCTCGCCGACGATAAATCTTGGGCCCGCCCAGACGAACAGCAACCGGCTCATATCCTTCGTTGGGGTTATAATCCATGTTTTTAAGTTCCTCGGGAACAATGTACATGATGGGTTGTTGGTGCTTCGAGTCACCGTGTTCTGCAGGAGCCGCGCTGCAAAACTgctccaacatcttcatcaaatagCCCGGGCCTACATGGACGTCGCTATTTCCTGAGAAGAATCAGTACACAATATAATTGTAAGTTTCTCTCTGTTCTTCCCTCCTCTCATTAACTAACCTGGAGTCTGAATATAACAAACTAAAAAAGCAACTAAAAagatattatgacaaactaaaagGCAACCAAATTGGCAGAATTGAGTTGATAAATTCTAATGTAGCCTATGTTTAGGCGTTATCTAAGTAACGGAAGGAATTTCAAACCTCAGGGTGCCAAGACTCGACCCCGGATATAGAGGTTATTGGTATTTGAACTGTGAAAAATGCAAACAAAAGTCGGGGCAGGAAATACAATTTTTCGAGTGTGTGCCTAAATAGACTAGGCAGCCAACGTTTGCTCGCGAGCCGTGTCCAACTAATTAACTAAAGCAAACATTTCAGCCACTCCCACCTATCAGTATTCTCTCCATTCTCTTCAGCACCACCAGCGACCAGCACCTCACATCGCTTTCGACAGCAGTCTCGCACACCGTTGGGTCCCACCGCCTCTTGCATCAGTATGGATAGTGCAACGAAATGGGATGGGATGTTGAAGGCGCCAGTAAGTTCAGGGTGAAATGGGATGTACCTTGATCTCTTGTATGCGTCCGGAGGTTACTGGAGACGGCGCCAGTAAGCTCAGGGTGTTCTTGTAGTGGAAATGAATACTGAATTATTTCTCTACAAAATTAACATAAAAACCTAAAAAAATTAACATTGAAACAATGCAGCGGTACGATCAAAATTACTATGACGCTGCTAACATGATTGTCAATGACAATATTGGTAACTACTTTTAGACAAAGGAGGTGCCTGCATCAACACGACCCAGTTTCCCTTATATTGTGAAACATTGTGGCTAACGTGCTAGCTAGCTATTCTAGTCGAACATGTTCAAGTGGGTTGTCAAATGAGCGGGATGCCACTGCTCTTTATGATCCACGAcctgaaaaaaaatgaaaataaactggaGCTATCCGGTTTTAAGCAGTTTTCTGGGTTTAAGATTCATTTTCATAAGAGTCAACCTTTTTTATTCTTTGATGAGGCACAAGAAGCCTAGCAGTAGTTTAACGTGTTTTTTGGTCGCGAATGGGCTTAGTTTCCAATTTGTTGCCTCATAAACTTTGAAATGCTGATTGAAAGTGGATGGAAGAAAGACTAGAAAAACAAGTCAACATTTGGAAAGGAAAACACCATTCCGCTAGTGGACAGTTTGTCGTTATCAACTCGGTGCTTATTAAAATGATTATGTACACAAATTCTTTCTTCCAAGTGTCGAAGGGTGTCTAGCAGAGACTCGAGTATTTCAGATCTGGATTCTTCTAAAGAGCTATAGCGGAAAAAAAAAAATCAGCTCGGGTGTTATTTGCCTACCTGGAAACTAGGGGTACTTAGGAATGTAGAACATCTCCCTCCACTATAACTGGTTGTATACACTTCTTGTTGAGGATGGCATATGACAAGAGCTCACTCGTAATAAGTACATGAGAGCTAAAGCTGAGACCACCAATACTGGTACGAGGGCACGGCAACACGGGAAATGATGCCCTGCCCGGAGGGCATGGAGGGATTGTTGGGACGACAACAGTGCAGCCATCAAGGCTGCACGACATCAGCGTCGGCCATGAGCCACGGAAGATGGCCGTATGGACCATGGTTAGAGGGCAGCAGTCGCGGCCGGGGCAGTGGCGGCAGCTCGGCCATGAGCAATATAGTAATAAATTCTTGTTCAAGTGAAGGTCAGTGTCGACTAACCTGCCAGCGTCGATGTAGGGGGAGGCGTTCATGATGCTCCGAGCTTATGGAGGAAGACGAACTGGCAAGACGCACAATTAATCGAGGACTCACTGTCACGGCCTAGTCTGGATGCTGGTGGACACCAGCCAGCCGGAAGCATCTCTGGGCTGCCTTTCTTCCTTTGGAAATTGAAGTGGGGAAGCATCTCTGGATTGCTTCTCTTTTGGAAATGGAAGTGGGGAAGCATCTCTGGGTTGCCGGTTCTTTGGTGAGTAGGCCCCCAACATTTGGgtgtgatctctctctctctttcttgttACTTTTCTTTTCGGTGATGATAAAGTGTTTTGTCACTGCATTAGAGTAGCAGCAAACGAAAGGAAGGAATCCCTTTTTTCTCTAACACAAGAAAGGAATCGTTTGTGCAGGCTGCGCTGAACCGTGACGAAGATGAAGCCCTTCGTTTTTGCTGTGGCTTGCGCGGGGGCTTCGGCGATCGTGTTCGAGGGAAGCATAGACCCCAAGACCTTCGGCGGGTGCAACAGTGGTCGTTCGGTGGTCTCGAAATGTGACGTTTATTATTTGTTGAAACGATTTCTACTTCCGATGAACTTTTATAATAGATCCGATCCTTTCTGGGGAATAAAACCTTGGATGATGTACTCTAGTGATTTCCTATACTTtataagaaaaaaaaatacaagTGATGTCTTGTTAGGTCTAGGATTACAGCCATAGCTGCCCCGGGCCTGTCTCCATATCTGGGTTGGCGCAAGGCAGCTACATGCGAGCATTTGGACTCGCCCGAAGTTTCAGCCCAACCTGATCCTGAAGATCGAGGAGATTTCAGCAACCCAGCTGCTTTGTCTCAACCCCGAGAGGAGTAGTGGTGCAGTGGTTCAACTCAACAGCAGCAGAAATCCCAAAAtgaatcaaaaaaaaaaaacaaaaacaaataccCATGCCAAGTCTATGAACTGAACCTGTGTGGACAGGTTCCACCCAAAAAAGAAGTTTGTTACACTTTTTTTTTGCATCAGTATTAAATTTAGGGTTATTTAATAAATGCCACTCAAATTCTAGCGATTTCAAAAAATGCCATTGCAATTTCCAAACTTTGAAAAAATGCCACTGATGCAGTGATGTTTTTCAAAGTTTGCAAAATTTGTCATGGTATTTTTTAAAGTTTGGAAATTGCAATGGCGTTTCTTATAATTGCCAAAATTCGAGTGGCATCTATTCAAGAATTCTATAACACCATGGCATTTTAAGTATCAACTTAATCTAGGTTTATGTAACTTACAACCCTTGTACTCCCTTTATTTCCTTATTTAAGGTCACTATAAAAAAATACACTTTGCATCTATATAAGATCGCTAAAAGTAATCGAGATATGGTGGTTCCTCGTAGTACAAACTTATTTAATACTTGAATGTATATAGTCATAATGAtactttgtttctttttcttattccttccttgcatgcatATGACTTATTAATGATCCTGATTaacaaaaaaaattggcatgCAAAGAAGTCATTCATTTTTTATCTTAATACCTATAATCTGAGTTTATGACCTTATATAAAGGAATGGAGAGAGTAGACATTTATTAGCGCTTCATGATCTTGTAAGCAATCTTTAAGAGTTACACGTTATATGTCAATCACGACTAAGCATTTCTACACAACATTAACATCTCGAATTTCCCTTAAAACTTATGGGAGCACAATTTGCAGATCTCTGAACAGTTTCACCACGAGCGTATATATTTCAGAAGAAGAAAATTGAACTGAAAAATAGGTCCAGTCGGCCACATCGATCATATACACGCCATGCCGCAAAATCAATGTGTCCCCAGTAAGTGGTGAAAACTGGACATCTTGATGCTCTCACATAGATATATTAAGACTGTGGACAACAAAACTGAAACCAGGAGATACAACAAGCCAGTTACTGCAAGAAATTTGGATCCATACCACAGAACATTCTTAAGATTGGAAGCAATATAGCCCTTTTTGTTGCAGCAAGTAGACAAGGCAAACTACAAATTGCACAAAGTTGAGCCCGTCATTGAGGCTTATCTTctccttgctcttgatcttgttcAATTTCACCCTTGCCAACAAGCTGTTAACATCCAATCAAGGAATAAACTATAAGGTAACaccttgatgttcaatttgcgatGGCAAAACATAGAAGGGCTAATACAAATAGTGAACAATGAAAAATTGATACCTGGAATGGGTTTCAAATAACTAATTTGAACTACATAAAAGTACTAGAGCGAAGATAAAGAATGCAGACAGATTTCTGTAGTTTAACAAAATTAAATGGGGTCTTGCAGGCTCATGCACCATGACGAATGCATGGTTCGAGCAAACAGAGCGGACCAGATCAACAGTTCAACTGGAAATAAACAGGATCACTGCCAGGGCGTTCCCAGTTCAGTGTCGGAATCGTATCTCATTAAAACTGATTTATAGAGAGATGGGCAGGTCGAACTAGTCAATGGCACAACAAGGGATGCGCAGAAGGCCAAACACCCAATACTTATTTCTGCCAGCAAAACCAGTACAACTATGCATCAGAAACTACATATGTACGCTTCCAAAAGAAATCTCAAAGCATCGATGGATGTAGGCAGAAGGGTGTTATATTACTACTCAAAATTTCATGGTCCATAGACCAGCACTTCTAAATCAAATTAAAATCAAGTTTGGTCATAAATGTTTCAGGTCCATAGACCAGAACTTCTAAAAAGCAACGATTTAAGAATTTCCAAAACTTCTAATCAAAGTTGACGCAAGTTTAACCAAATAGCTACTTTACACTAGGTACACCCTGGCAACCCCTTCCACAAAATTTCACATTTTTAAAATAAAGGACTTGCACACAAAAAATACATTTCCCCGAGAAATGGTAGGAG encodes:
- the LOC123448901 gene encoding UPF0481 protein At3g47200-like — its product is MKMLEQFCSAAPAEHGDSKHQQPIMYIVPEELKNMDYNPNEGYEPVAVRLGGPKIYRRRAIQDKESLLKMEGYKWSCVRQLISRHKSLLEPARTLVLLDGCLTSMKRLMPRIRASYSQPAIQENKVAEMMLLDGSFILHRLLKYARLAKKEEAGGSSDQFDKEDDEDWTQVYGRCFVWQFVTRDLLLLENQIPFFVVRELFQQLGNGDEPEELLVTGSLRLFRSLRPQMLHRSPIACDDVHHLLHLFYLSIGLSPSDRRKHSSRRGRRSDELLSEFPQWIPCAKELEEAGVRFRKRKDATSFMDVRFARGVLEIPQLELNDSSESLFRNLIAFEQTYPDTPRDVSTYAVFMDCLITSAEDMRILDLHGVLVSHLNSRRVAWRFFSDVVGQVHWSADNYLLGLMDAVNRYRSLRRHKWRAALVRNYFSNPWVTMSVLAALLLLAFSVVQTFFAVYAYFKPPK
- the LOC123449137 gene encoding uncharacterized protein LOC123449137, whose translation is MDSGEEAGCTASGSNIGGTRWHLHRKQQEPRCKTAPTSSSNSPGLHGRRYFLRRISTQYNWGGVHDAPSLWRKTNWQDAQLIEDSLSRPSLDAGGHQPAGSISGLPFFLWKLKWGSISGLLLFWKWKWGSISGLPVLWLR